A DNA window from Prevotella intermedia ATCC 25611 = DSM 20706 contains the following coding sequences:
- a CDS encoding PcfK-like family protein — MKGTEHFKDVIQNYLETRASYDELFAESFRKENKNIDECITYILTEVQRMGCAGLSDEEVYSLAVHYYDEDNIEVGKSINCQVVVNHTIELTEEEKAEARKKAIERYQAEEYRKLTAKKPKAEKQVEQQIAQPSLFEF, encoded by the coding sequence ATGAAAGGTACAGAACATTTCAAGGACGTTATCCAAAACTATTTGGAAACCAGAGCATCATACGATGAACTCTTTGCGGAGAGTTTCCGCAAGGAGAATAAAAACATAGACGAGTGCATTACCTACATCTTGACGGAAGTCCAAAGAATGGGGTGTGCAGGTCTGTCCGATGAGGAGGTATATTCCCTTGCCGTTCACTACTATGATGAGGATAACATCGAGGTGGGCAAGTCCATCAACTGCCAAGTCGTGGTAAACCATACTATCGAACTTACAGAGGAGGAAAAAGCAGAAGCACGGAAAAAGGCTATCGAGCGATACCAAGCAGAGGAATACCGCAAACTGACCGCCAAGAAACCAAAAGCGGAGAAGCAGGTGGAACAGCAGATAGCACAACCCTCACTATTCGAGTTTTAA
- a CDS encoding antirestriction protein ArdA encodes MEAKDLNEARIYVGTYAKYNNGSLQGEWVELSDFYDLDGFMERCAEIHEDEEEPEYMFQAWEEIPDGLIAESHLEETFFELRDELDRLNDTEKEAFWVWADGNNAQLTQDAYSLVKSFQSDYIGSYASREDFAEELAKMENYLPDFALIYFDFSKYADDLFDMDFWYKDGYVFRNN; translated from the coding sequence ATGGAAGCAAAGGATTTGAACGAAGCACGCATCTATGTAGGCACTTATGCCAAGTACAACAACGGCTCATTGCAGGGCGAATGGGTGGAACTTTCGGACTTCTACGATTTGGACGGCTTTATGGAGCGTTGTGCCGAGATACACGAGGACGAGGAAGAACCCGAATATATGTTCCAAGCGTGGGAGGAAATCCCCGATGGTCTGATAGCCGAGAGCCATTTGGAGGAAACCTTCTTTGAACTTCGGGACGAGTTGGACAGACTGAACGACACGGAGAAAGAAGCCTTTTGGGTGTGGGCAGACGGCAACAACGCCCAACTCACACAAGACGCTTACAGCCTTGTGAAGTCTTTCCAATCGGACTACATAGGAAGTTATGCAAGCAGGGAAGATTTTGCGGAGGAGCTTGCGAAAATGGAGAACTACTTACCCGATTTTGCGCTGATATATTTTGACTTCTCCAAATATGCCGATGACCTTTTCGATATGGACTTTTGGTACAAGGATGGCTATGTATTTCGGAACAACTAA
- a CDS encoding site-specific integrase, which translates to MTFLELRHQVEDALKTSGYSKGTLKSTKCVFNHLQHYLEKGQNFELTHELASQFLLEKNGTLDWDALTKSQKGSVRCVEYLTTWLESKELRKSKKRRRKIPFEGKLGQSFEDFLLRESHTKHPATLKHHRTRLSHLYLYLYERNMVCMDITTEIMIGFLAHLDNIKTIAERDNHMISIRAFMKFLCERKELQDCSYERWINLLRLKRPVSKKIPSVYTQEEVERIIASIDRISTIGKRNYAMILLCARYGLRAIDVVGMRFCNIDWDTNEIRVRQQKTDKEITLPLSEEVGCALIDYIKNGRPSANTPYLFIKHSAPYGALSSGVMALNVSTYMRRAGIDSTGKRTGSHILRHSLASNLLKANEQLPVISEILGHKSTESTKIYLKVDLDRLRQCALDVPFVSSLFYDNLYGK; encoded by the coding sequence ATGACATTTTTAGAATTAAGGCATCAAGTAGAGGATGCATTGAAAACTTCAGGGTATTCTAAAGGAACCTTGAAATCTACTAAATGTGTGTTTAATCATCTTCAACATTACCTTGAAAAGGGTCAAAATTTTGAGTTAACTCATGAATTGGCTTCGCAATTCTTGTTGGAAAAAAATGGAACTTTAGATTGGGATGCATTGACAAAATCTCAAAAAGGAAGCGTAAGATGTGTAGAGTACTTAACCACGTGGCTTGAATCTAAGGAACTCCGCAAGAGTAAAAAACGAAGACGAAAGATTCCCTTTGAAGGAAAATTGGGGCAATCATTCGAGGATTTTCTTCTTCGGGAGTCCCATACCAAACATCCTGCGACACTAAAGCATCATCGCACGCGCCTAAGTCACTTGTACTTGTACCTGTATGAGCGAAATATGGTTTGTATGGATATAACGACAGAAATTATGATTGGATTCTTAGCTCACTTGGATAATATAAAAACCATTGCAGAAAGAGATAATCATATGATCTCTATTCGTGCATTTATGAAGTTTCTATGTGAGCGTAAAGAACTTCAAGATTGTAGTTACGAACGATGGATTAATTTACTCAGGCTTAAACGCCCGGTTTCTAAAAAGATTCCATCTGTCTATACCCAAGAGGAGGTGGAACGAATTATAGCCTCTATTGATCGCATTAGTACTATAGGGAAACGTAATTATGCGATGATTTTGTTGTGTGCAAGATATGGATTGAGGGCTATTGATGTCGTAGGTATGAGATTTTGTAATATTGATTGGGATACAAATGAAATACGAGTAAGGCAACAGAAAACAGATAAAGAAATAACATTACCCTTGTCTGAGGAGGTTGGGTGTGCATTGATAGATTATATAAAAAATGGGCGGCCATCTGCCAATACACCTTATTTATTCATAAAGCATTCGGCTCCATATGGAGCATTGTCCAGTGGAGTAATGGCACTCAATGTAAGCACATACATGAGGCGTGCCGGTATTGATTCTACTGGAAAAAGGACGGGCAGTCATATTCTACGGCACAGCCTCGCCTCTAATTTACTAAAAGCCAATGAGCAATTACCTGTCATTTCGGAAATACTTGGACACAAATCCACGGAAAGTACAAAGATCTACTTAAAGGTGGACTTAGACCGACTTCGTCAGTGCGCTCTTGATGTGCCATTTGTTTCATCTTTATTTTATGACAATCTCTATGGTAAATAA
- a CDS encoding tyrosine-type recombinase/integrase, whose product MIVKYIDYMRSMSLESRTAEIRLAQFDKLAYERATEGVGITKELADEWGKIRSNETPNNRYQRISLLRRFSSFLQLHGIDSYLPKLPKYDKNAFMPYIFTTKEITDIFRESDKLHVHRKYLNSSKFVMPTLIRLLYSTGIRIGEALSLKHSNVNLCNGILTLYKCKNSEDRLVPLSLSMREICKDYVSYKERMNIKTEDDSFFFTSPCGNQCLRGSIADSFKIILQRAGIHHNHNRVGVRLHDLRHTFCVHTLHRLCEQGLDLYYSMPILMTYIGHKSLSATNRYVRLTEEMYPGILKNVNKAYKHLFPEIELNNETNESD is encoded by the coding sequence ATGATAGTTAAATACATTGACTATATGCGTTCTATGAGCTTGGAAAGTAGAACCGCAGAAATTCGTTTAGCTCAATTTGATAAACTTGCCTATGAACGAGCGACAGAAGGAGTTGGCATTACAAAGGAGTTAGCGGACGAATGGGGTAAGATCCGGTCAAATGAGACTCCAAATAATCGCTATCAACGAATATCTCTTCTACGTAGATTCTCTTCTTTTCTTCAATTACACGGTATAGATTCATATCTGCCCAAGTTACCCAAATATGACAAAAACGCATTTATGCCATATATATTTACTACAAAGGAGATTACTGATATTTTTAGAGAATCTGATAAGCTACATGTTCACCGTAAATATCTAAACTCGAGTAAGTTCGTCATGCCAACTCTTATCCGGTTACTGTATAGTACGGGTATAAGAATTGGAGAAGCTCTTTCGCTCAAACACTCGAATGTCAATCTTTGTAACGGGATACTAACACTGTATAAATGTAAAAACAGTGAAGATAGGTTGGTACCGCTATCTCTTTCTATGAGAGAAATATGTAAAGATTATGTGTCGTATAAGGAACGTATGAACATAAAAACAGAAGATGACTCTTTTTTCTTCACATCACCATGCGGTAATCAATGTTTGAGAGGCTCTATTGCAGATTCATTCAAAATCATTCTGCAGCGTGCCGGGATACATCACAATCACAATCGGGTTGGAGTTCGGCTTCACGACCTCAGACATACGTTCTGCGTGCACACTTTACATCGACTGTGTGAGCAAGGATTGGATTTATACTATTCAATGCCGATTTTGATGACTTATATTGGTCATAAATCTCTCTCAGCGACTAATCGTTATGTAAGACTAACGGAAGAAATGTATCCGGGTATTCTCAAGAACGTCAACAAAGCATATAAACATCTTTTCCCCGAAATCGAACTAAACAATGAAACCAATGAATCAGACTGA
- a CDS encoding tyrosine-type recombinase/integrase, with protein MKPMNQTDFSKHISDFFGSYLPDECGVTNNTIKTYSYCFTLLLEYFKEVELIRAQKLTLKHITKERIISFLNWLETTRKCSTNTRNARLGAIHAFFKYLQYRDVTGIAMWQDVLSIKFKKTGVKQMPFLSVEAIKALLDLPNQKTKKGRRDFVLIGLLYDSAMRVQELIDSTPSDIRFGEIVTIRVIGKGNKVRTIPLTDVQANNLKQYMLENNMLDKNKLNNPLFSNGRDGKLSRMAVLKIVKKYFQILKQNTSIIVPDDIGCHALRHSKAIHLLEANVNLVWIRDFLGHSSVTTTEVYARASDKMKKEALAKLNPGIIIEGKSSWQKDPQLLSYLKSLQLDF; from the coding sequence ATGAAACCAATGAATCAGACTGACTTTTCAAAACACATCTCGGATTTTTTCGGGAGTTATTTACCTGATGAATGCGGTGTAACCAATAATACTATCAAAACTTATAGTTATTGCTTTACCCTTCTTCTGGAATACTTCAAAGAAGTAGAACTAATAAGAGCTCAAAAATTAACGTTGAAGCATATTACAAAGGAGCGAATAATATCATTTCTCAATTGGTTGGAAACTACACGTAAGTGTAGTACAAATACAAGGAATGCGAGATTAGGTGCAATTCATGCATTCTTTAAATATCTTCAATACCGTGATGTCACCGGTATTGCAATGTGGCAGGATGTATTATCAATAAAGTTTAAGAAAACAGGAGTCAAACAAATGCCGTTTCTTTCAGTGGAAGCAATTAAGGCATTATTGGATTTACCAAATCAAAAGACTAAAAAAGGGCGCAGAGACTTTGTCTTGATTGGATTACTATATGATAGTGCAATGAGAGTTCAAGAACTTATTGATTCTACTCCATCCGACATTCGATTTGGAGAGATAGTCACAATACGTGTCATCGGTAAAGGAAATAAAGTAAGAACTATACCTCTAACTGATGTGCAAGCAAATAATCTGAAACAATATATGCTTGAAAATAATATGTTAGATAAGAATAAACTCAATAATCCCCTATTTTCAAATGGCAGGGACGGAAAATTATCTCGCATGGCGGTTCTTAAAATCGTCAAAAAATATTTTCAAATTTTGAAGCAAAACACTTCGATTATTGTGCCCGATGATATTGGATGCCATGCATTACGACATTCAAAGGCAATACATTTATTAGAAGCTAATGTGAATTTGGTTTGGATAAGAGACTTTCTCGGACATTCATCTGTAACCACAACTGAGGTTTATGCCAGAGCCAGCGATAAAATGAAAAAGGAAGCTCTTGCAAAACTCAATCCTGGGATAATCATCGAAGGAAAATCATCATGGCAAAAAGATCCACAATTGTTATCGTATTTGAAGTCATTGCAACTTGATTTCTGA
- a CDS encoding class I SAM-dependent methyltransferase, with product MNILDKKMMANRQSNSYQRMMEHYDDLLTGRKWWSRIYMRFIWNEDTNLLARKVLDLIPDDFRGRLLDVPVGTAIFTAEKYRRMKDAEIVGLDYSEEMIAIAALRKETEEIANLSLEQGDVGELPYANEIFECVLSMNGFQAFPEKEKAFAEIFRVLKPGGCFCGCFYVKGERRLADLFVKKVMERKGFFHPPYDTFAEAESRLRSMYGDDVLTEKMASVCLFRCVKPQRESTENEQ from the coding sequence ATGAACATTCTTGATAAGAAGATGATGGCAAACAGACAGAGCAATTCCTACCAAAGGATGATGGAACATTACGACGATCTATTGACCGGACGGAAGTGGTGGTCAAGGATATATATGCGATTTATTTGGAACGAAGACACTAATCTCTTGGCTCGGAAAGTGCTTGATCTCATACCGGACGATTTTCGGGGACGACTGCTTGACGTGCCTGTCGGCACTGCCATTTTCACCGCCGAGAAGTATCGCCGGATGAAAGATGCCGAGATCGTTGGTTTGGACTATTCGGAAGAAATGATAGCCATTGCGGCTTTGCGGAAAGAGACAGAGGAGATAGCCAACCTGTCTTTGGAGCAAGGAGATGTCGGAGAACTTCCCTATGCCAACGAGATCTTCGAATGCGTACTGTCGATGAACGGCTTTCAGGCTTTCCCTGAGAAAGAAAAAGCCTTTGCCGAGATTTTCCGCGTGCTGAAACCCGGCGGTTGCTTCTGCGGCTGCTTTTATGTCAAGGGCGAACGCCGATTGGCTGATTTATTTGTTAAGAAAGTCATGGAAAGAAAAGGATTTTTCCACCCTCCATACGACACCTTCGCTGAAGCCGAAAGCCGACTTCGGAGTATGTATGGCGATGACGTGCTGACAGAAAAAATGGCTTCCGTCTGCTTGTTCCGCTGCGTGAAACCACAAAGAGAAAGCACTGAAAACGAACAATAA
- a CDS encoding glycoside hydrolase family protein encodes MRTAKHFALFFILCLFCQPILAQHRVRLADLPPFERVVLIVKYFEGLHNKPKDFPYVGYGHQLQPGEHFTANMTERQADSLLRADLWKCFEHFKGYGKDALLLTLLAYNVGVGRLLGYGKHPKSRLLRKIEAGNRNFYQEYVSFCRYKGKVLKGLVKRRQVEFAMFYLP; translated from the coding sequence ATGAGGACAGCTAAACACTTTGCTTTATTCTTTATTTTATGTTTATTCTGCCAGCCCATCCTTGCCCAGCACAGGGTGCGGTTGGCAGACTTGCCACCTTTTGAGCGTGTCGTCCTCATTGTTAAATACTTTGAGGGACTTCATAATAAGCCGAAGGATTTTCCTTATGTAGGATATGGTCATCAGTTGCAACCAGGAGAGCACTTCACAGCGAATATGACGGAACGGCAAGCGGACTCATTGCTCCGTGCCGACCTATGGAAATGCTTTGAACACTTCAAAGGCTATGGTAAGGATGCGCTGCTATTGACCTTGCTTGCCTATAATGTGGGCGTGGGGCGATTGCTCGGATATGGCAAGCATCCCAAGAGCCGATTGCTGCGAAAAATTGAGGCTGGAAACAGGAACTTTTATCAAGAGTATGTTTCATTCTGCCGATACAAGGGAAAAGTTTTGAAAGGATTGGTGAAACGGAGGCAAGTGGAGTTTGCCATGTTTTATCTACCTTGA
- a CDS encoding DUF3872 domain-containing protein, protein MKKILNMIWVMGVLTLAVFCLSACDRDLDVQQSYPFTVETMPVQKDIIRGQTAEIRCTLKRGGEFADTRYTIRYFQSDGKGLLRNDNGTVFKPNDRYPLTKDVFRLYYTSLSADRQTIDVYVEDNFGRVQQLTFSFNNEKTENKEKSSATVTKVLKDEDS, encoded by the coding sequence ATGAAGAAGATATTGAATATGATTTGGGTAATGGGGGTGCTGACCCTTGCCGTGTTTTGCCTATCTGCTTGTGATAGGGATTTGGATGTTCAGCAGTCTTATCCGTTTACGGTGGAGACAATGCCAGTTCAGAAGGACATCATAAGGGGACAGACGGCTGAGATACGCTGCACGCTAAAACGAGGCGGTGAGTTTGCTGACACTCGCTATACGATACGTTATTTCCAGTCTGATGGCAAGGGCTTGCTAAGAAATGATAACGGTACTGTCTTCAAGCCGAACGACCGCTATCCGCTGACAAAAGATGTGTTCCGCTTGTACTACACTTCGCTCTCAGCCGACCGCCAGACCATTGACGTGTATGTGGAAGATAACTTCGGCAGGGTGCAGCAGCTGACCTTTAGTTTCAACAACGAAAAGACGGAAAATAAGGAAAAGTCCTCCGCAACAGTTACCAAAGTATTGAAAGATGAGGACAGCTAA
- a CDS encoding conjugal transfer protein TraO: protein MVDIMKKIIILSVCAAVAMAFSLPTQAQRLIPKQRGIEVVGSVPLIKGDKFLAADNFGMGAALTRYLGRENYTFVMAEYEQQNMPYRSYNVKLKDALLQVGYMHPVLSDRGKNVFLYGGISALGGYEQLNEDKRLLPDGATLLDRSRFVYGGAVHGSVEVFLTDRVLFLVKAQGCLLFGTDVHRFRPAVSAGLRFNF, encoded by the coding sequence ATGGTAGACATTATGAAGAAGATAATCATTTTATCGGTTTGTGCAGCGGTGGCAATGGCTTTTAGCTTGCCAACGCAGGCACAACGACTGATACCCAAGCAAAGGGGAATAGAGGTCGTGGGGAGTGTTCCACTTATCAAGGGTGATAAGTTCCTTGCAGCTGACAATTTCGGTATGGGAGCAGCACTCACCCGATATCTGGGGCGTGAGAATTATACCTTTGTTATGGCAGAGTATGAACAGCAGAATATGCCGTACAGAAGTTATAACGTAAAGCTCAAAGATGCTCTCTTACAGGTGGGCTATATGCACCCTGTTCTTTCCGACAGAGGAAAGAACGTGTTTCTTTATGGCGGCATATCCGCTTTGGGTGGCTACGAGCAACTGAATGAGGACAAAAGGCTGCTGCCCGATGGGGCGACACTGCTCGACCGTTCCCGCTTTGTCTATGGCGGTGCCGTGCATGGCTCGGTGGAAGTGTTCCTGACGGACAGGGTTCTCTTTCTTGTAAAGGCGCAGGGATGTTTGCTCTTTGGAACGGACGTGCATCGTTTTCGTCCTGCTGTTTCTGCAGGACTAAGGTTTAACTTTTAA
- the traN gene encoding conjugative transposon protein TraN, with protein MKKIILSMAMLAMVGATARAQENNDGLTPSRPLTSGELFQGMSRAIPTGRVVLPYGLDVTFDKTVHLIFPSAIRYVDLGSQNIIAGKAEDAENVLRVKASVKDFETETNMSVICEDGSFYAFNVKYADEPEKLSIEMKDFLSTTEGRLPSNRSDIYFKELGNESPVLVKLMMQTIYQNDKRTIKHIGAQQFGMKFLLRGLYAHNGLLYFHTRMENGTNMPYSVDFIIFKVVDKKMAKRTAIQEQVLQPLRAYHQVMQVRGMGSEHAVFALEQFSLAEDKQLEVTLYERNGGRTLTFHIMAEDLQLAKKIDNLKLKW; from the coding sequence ATGAAGAAAATTATTTTATCAATGGCCATGCTTGCCATGGTGGGAGCAACAGCCAGAGCACAGGAAAACAATGATGGTCTGACACCAAGCCGTCCGCTTACTTCGGGAGAGCTCTTTCAAGGTATGAGCCGTGCCATACCAACGGGGCGTGTCGTACTGCCGTATGGTCTGGACGTTACCTTTGACAAGACCGTGCATCTTATCTTCCCTTCTGCCATTCGTTATGTAGACTTAGGTTCACAGAACATCATCGCAGGAAAAGCGGAGGATGCAGAGAACGTACTACGTGTAAAGGCTTCGGTGAAGGACTTTGAAACGGAGACCAATATGAGTGTCATCTGTGAGGACGGCTCTTTCTATGCTTTCAACGTAAAGTATGCTGATGAGCCGGAGAAGCTCAGCATAGAGATGAAAGACTTTCTCTCTACGACGGAAGGTAGACTGCCTAGCAATCGCTCTGACATTTACTTTAAGGAACTTGGTAACGAGTCGCCCGTATTAGTAAAGCTGATGATGCAGACTATCTATCAGAACGACAAGCGTACCATTAAGCATATCGGTGCACAGCAGTTTGGTATGAAGTTCCTGCTTCGTGGCTTATATGCCCATAACGGCTTGCTGTATTTCCACACTCGTATGGAAAACGGCACGAATATGCCGTACTCTGTGGATTTTATCATATTCAAGGTGGTGGATAAGAAGATGGCAAAGCGCACCGCCATACAAGAGCAGGTACTTCAGCCACTTCGTGCCTATCATCAGGTGATGCAGGTGCGTGGCATGGGCAGTGAACACGCTGTGTTTGCGCTCGAACAGTTTTCTCTTGCAGAAGACAAGCAGCTTGAAGTGACGCTCTATGAGAGAAATGGCGGTCGTACGCTGACCTTCCATATAATGGCAGAAGACCTGCAGTTGGCAAAGAAGATTGATAACCTCAAACTGAAATGGTAG
- the traM gene encoding conjugative transposon protein TraM has product MDNKQKEQMKKGLVFGGLGLLFALSMWFIFAPSGKDKTAAEQGLNDSIPQATTEKLTENKLKAYELGDKAHEEEQTREEMGRLSDYFAQNTAPSEEQRAETAASTAKIENSMHRYEENNRLLNSFYAPDPHEQEREALRSEIDNLKKELSQKDSKEDNEEKRQLALMEKSYQMAAKYLPKASAVPPSLGNDFTGGKGQTATNKGQGMGSNISGDSADLPAMEILVERKQVVSSLGQPMSDADFIKEYGTKARNLGFHSLASTVAPTMRNTLKVVVDRTTTLKEGDNVVLRLLESAKVQGLRIPRQSRLIAVAKIEGNRMHLLIKSIEVNGHIIAVKLSAYDMDGQEGVYIPGSEDINALKEVGANIGGSMGTSFTFASSAKDQIISEAARGVMQGASQLLQKKLRTVKVTLKGGYRLFLVQSK; this is encoded by the coding sequence ATGGATAATAAACAGAAAGAACAAATGAAGAAAGGCTTGGTCTTCGGAGGTCTGGGACTGCTGTTTGCCCTTTCAATGTGGTTTATCTTCGCACCTTCGGGCAAGGATAAGACTGCAGCGGAGCAGGGACTCAATGACAGCATCCCGCAGGCAACGACGGAAAAGCTCACCGAGAACAAGCTCAAAGCCTACGAATTAGGCGACAAAGCACACGAGGAAGAACAGACCCGCGAGGAGATGGGCAGACTATCGGACTATTTTGCACAGAACACTGCTCCATCAGAGGAGCAGCGTGCAGAGACAGCTGCTTCTACGGCAAAGATAGAAAACTCTATGCATCGTTATGAGGAGAATAATCGCCTCTTGAACTCCTTTTACGCTCCCGATCCACACGAGCAGGAGCGTGAAGCCCTGCGCTCGGAGATTGATAATCTAAAGAAAGAACTATCTCAAAAGGATAGTAAGGAGGACAATGAAGAGAAACGGCAGCTTGCACTGATGGAAAAGAGCTATCAGATGGCAGCGAAGTATCTCCCCAAGGCTTCTGCCGTTCCACCATCTTTGGGTAATGACTTTACCGGGGGTAAAGGGCAAACGGCAACGAACAAAGGTCAGGGTATGGGCAGTAATATAAGCGGAGATTCGGCCGACTTGCCTGCAATGGAAATCTTGGTGGAACGCAAACAGGTAGTGTCCTCACTGGGGCAGCCGATGAGCGACGCTGACTTCATCAAGGAGTATGGCACGAAAGCACGCAACTTGGGCTTCCATTCGCTCGCAAGCACGGTTGCACCTACGATGCGCAACACACTCAAAGTAGTAGTGGACAGGACAACGACGCTCAAAGAGGGCGATAATGTCGTGCTCCGTCTGCTTGAAAGTGCCAAGGTGCAGGGCTTGCGTATTCCACGACAGAGCCGACTGATAGCCGTTGCCAAGATAGAGGGTAACCGTATGCACCTGCTTATCAAAAGCATTGAGGTGAACGGCCATATCATAGCCGTCAAGCTCTCGGCATACGACATGGACGGACAGGAGGGCGTGTATATACCAGGTTCGGAGGACATCAATGCGCTTAAGGAAGTTGGGGCGAACATCGGTGGTTCAATGGGAACCTCCTTTACCTTCGCTTCCTCTGCCAAGGACCAGATTATCTCTGAGGCTGCCCGTGGGGTGATGCAGGGTGCAAGTCAGCTGCTTCAGAAGAAGCTGCGCACCGTCAAGGTAACGCTCAAGGGTGGCTACCGCCTTTTCTTGGTTCAGTCCAAATAA
- the traK gene encoding conjugative transposon protein TraK, whose amino-acid sequence MEFKSLGNIETSFRQIRLYAFVFAIVCVAISGYALYASYSFAKEQREKIYVLDQGKSLMLALSQDASRNRPVEAREHVRRFHELFFTIAPDKDAIEKNMERAFVLCDKSAFNYYKDLAEKGYYNRAISGNVNQRIEVDSIHCNFNTYPYTVTTYARQFIVRQSNVTERSLITTCTLQNSVRSDNNPQGFLMENFLVKENRDIQTYKR is encoded by the coding sequence ATGGAATTCAAATCACTTGGTAATATCGAGACTTCATTCAGACAGATAAGACTCTACGCCTTTGTCTTTGCTATCGTCTGCGTGGCGATAAGCGGTTATGCCCTCTATGCCTCGTACAGCTTCGCCAAGGAGCAGCGGGAGAAAATCTATGTGCTTGACCAGGGAAAGTCGCTCATGCTTGCCCTCAGTCAGGATGCAAGTCGTAACCGCCCTGTAGAGGCAAGGGAGCATGTACGTCGCTTCCATGAGCTGTTCTTCACCATTGCGCCTGACAAGGATGCCATTGAGAAGAATATGGAACGTGCCTTCGTACTGTGTGACAAGTCGGCTTTCAACTATTACAAGGACTTGGCAGAGAAGGGCTATTATAACCGTGCCATATCGGGCAATGTCAATCAGCGCATAGAGGTGGACTCTATCCACTGCAATTTTAATACTTACCCTTATACGGTAACGACTTATGCACGGCAGTTCATCGTCAGACAGAGCAACGTCACGGAGCGCAGTCTCATTACAACCTGCACGTTGCAGAACTCTGTCCGTTCGGACAACAACCCGCAAGGTTTTCTTATGGAGAACTTCCTTGTGAAGGAAAACAGGGATATACAGACTTATAAACGATAA
- the traJ gene encoding conjugative transposon protein TraJ yields the protein MDFASLHELLHSTYEEMMPLCAQMTGIAKGIAGLGALFYIAFRVWASIARAEAIDVFPLLRPFVLGFCIMFFPTVVLGTMNAVLSPVVQGTEMMVHQQEGNLAELTAKRNRLQEEAYLRNPETAYLVSNEKFDQKIEEMGIIGPEDAVTIAGMYAERAAYQTKQWVMKMVHDLMELLFHAAGLIIDTLRTFMLIVLSILGPIVFDIAVWDGLSGSLTAWFSRYISVYLWLPVSSILTALLTKIQVLMVQKDIEALSDPNYLPDAGTWYYIVFFLIGIVGYFCVPTVAGWIIEAGGGIGSYGRNVNQAAQRGAQSAYTGGRYAAAGAGSVIGNVGGRIKGALLKGK from the coding sequence ATGGATTTTGCCAGTTTACACGAGCTGCTCCACTCAACCTATGAAGAGATGATGCCGCTCTGCGCCCAGATGACGGGCATTGCCAAGGGTATTGCAGGCTTGGGTGCACTCTTTTATATTGCCTTTCGGGTATGGGCTTCCATAGCCCGTGCCGAGGCGATAGACGTCTTTCCCCTTCTCCGTCCCTTTGTCTTGGGTTTCTGCATCATGTTCTTCCCGACAGTCGTACTGGGTACGATGAATGCCGTGCTCTCGCCCGTGGTGCAGGGAACGGAGATGATGGTACACCAGCAGGAGGGGAACCTTGCCGAGCTTACCGCCAAGCGTAACCGTTTGCAGGAGGAAGCCTACCTGCGCAACCCCGAAACGGCCTACTTGGTGTCCAACGAGAAGTTCGACCAGAAAATTGAGGAGATGGGTATCATCGGACCTGAAGATGCCGTGACGATAGCGGGTATGTATGCCGAGCGTGCTGCCTATCAGACCAAGCAGTGGGTGATGAAAATGGTGCACGACCTCATGGAGCTGCTGTTCCATGCCGCAGGGCTTATCATCGACACGCTGCGCACGTTCATGCTCATCGTCCTTTCCATCCTCGGTCCGATAGTCTTCGACATTGCCGTATGGGACGGGTTGTCGGGTTCGCTCACGGCATGGTTCTCACGCTATATCTCTGTCTACCTGTGGCTGCCTGTCAGTTCTATCCTTACGGCACTGCTTACGAAGATACAGGTGTTGATGGTACAGAAAGACATCGAGGCGCTCAGCGACCCCAACTACCTGCCCGATGCGGGGACGTGGTACTACATCGTCTTCTTCCTCATCGGCATCGTGGGCTACTTCTGCGTTCCCACCGTTGCAGGTTGGATTATCGAAGCAGGTGGTGGTATCGGCTCTTACGGTCGCAATGTCAATCAAGCTGCACAGCGCGGTGCACAAAGTGCCTACACGGGCGGACGATATGCCGCAGCAGGTGCCGGGTCGGTCATCGGCAATGTCGGTGGGCGTATCAAGGGTGCACTGCTCAAAGGAAAATAG